A genomic window from Thermodesulfobacteriota bacterium includes:
- a CDS encoding peptidylprolyl isomerase — MVDIAEREHNGRDKRGPALRTGGPRAAPWLMALALLFAPSPAFAELVDRIVAVVNDSVITFSELEAATAVELGGLRGGGSRQGEDLVGTRSRVLDELIEKKLMKQAADMVGIEVSDREIENAVEDVKRDNKISGDELMLALAENGLTYNDYKEQLREQIRQVKFISRRFRSRIQVKQEDIEEYYIQNREKFYGASSYRIRLILLSGDDMGIVERRLKTVQEELENGEEFSRVASLYSDGTAAAEGGDLGYVNTGELDGAIEDAAMVLETGGISPPVRTSSGVAIVQLLDRKGREALSIEEVDRKIRNALYDRFMDDRYEIWLDEMRRLAHIEVKL; from the coding sequence ATGGTTGACATCGCTGAAAGAGAACACAACGGTAGAGATAAACGAGGCCCTGCTTTAAGGACCGGCGGCCCGCGTGCCGCGCCGTGGCTTATGGCCCTGGCGCTTCTTTTCGCCCCCTCTCCGGCATTCGCCGAACTGGTGGACCGGATAGTGGCCGTCGTGAACGACAGCGTAATAACGTTCTCGGAGCTGGAGGCGGCTACCGCGGTAGAGCTCGGCGGACTCAGGGGGGGAGGGTCCAGGCAGGGAGAGGACCTCGTCGGGACCAGGAGCAGGGTCCTCGACGAGCTCATAGAGAAGAAACTCATGAAGCAGGCCGCTGACATGGTCGGCATAGAGGTGAGCGATAGGGAAATAGAGAACGCCGTCGAGGACGTCAAAAGGGATAACAAAATCTCCGGCGACGAGCTCATGCTGGCCCTGGCCGAGAACGGACTTACGTATAACGACTACAAGGAGCAGCTCCGCGAGCAGATAAGGCAGGTAAAGTTCATCTCCAGGCGGTTCCGTTCCAGGATACAGGTAAAGCAGGAGGATATAGAGGAATACTATATCCAGAACAGGGAGAAGTTCTACGGGGCCTCATCCTACAGGATAAGGCTTATCCTCCTCTCCGGGGACGACATGGGGATAGTCGAGAGGAGGCTTAAGACCGTGCAGGAAGAGCTCGAAAACGGCGAGGAGTTCTCCAGGGTGGCCAGCCTCTACTCCGACGGTACGGCTGCGGCCGAGGGCGGGGACCTTGGATATGTAAATACGGGAGAGCTCGACGGCGCCATCGAAGATGCCGCGATGGTACTTGAGACGGGTGGTATAAGCCCCCCGGTGCGAACGTCCTCCGGCGTCGCCATAGTACAACTCCTGGACCGAAAGGGGAGGGAAGCCCTGTCGATCGAAGAGGTGGACCGTAAAATCAGGAACGCGCTCTATGACAGGTTTATGGACGACAGGTATGAGATTTGGCTCGATGAGATGAGGAGGCTGGCGCATATAGAGGTAAAGCTTTAG